The DNA segment GTCCtttgtttttggtcatttcaCGCAACCAGTGGTCTGTCGCTTagtctccagtttagtcagtcaGAGCGACGAGAGGTTCTGCAACAGTATGCATGACGACTAGCTTCTATCATGACGCCATACTTTGGGAGAAACCCAGTTTTGGTTTCCGCGTTCCTTGTTTTTCCTCTTTTAAAGGGCTTCTACTCAGgttttaataacaataatatttggttttgggggaaaggaaatggtgccccgccgcggtggctcagtggttagggcgctcgactactgatccggagttcctgggttcgaacccgaccgcggcggctgcgtttttatggaggaaaaacgctaaggcgcccgtgtgctgtgcgatgtcagtgcacgttaaagatccccaggtggtcgaaattattccggagccctccactacggacctatttgttcctctcttctttcactccctcctttatcccttcccttacggcgcggttcaggtgtccaacgatatatgagacagatactgcgccatttcctttccaccaaaaaccaattattattattattaaaggaaatggcgcagtatctgtctcatatatggttggactcCTGATTGAAAAACGGTTTTTGAGGCACAGAGAAGGGACTCTTAAgaaatgtgatgggaatgggaacacaataccacgtctaAACACATTCAAAATCGTCCGCAATTACCATATGAGTGGTTCAGAAACTTTGCAAGAAATGCTTCTACAGCTGTGGCGCCATCATGGCCTTGGTTCCCTGAATAAAGAAATTAAGGGAGAGAAATTTTTGTTGAACATCCTGACCACGCAGTGCGGTTCCCTTATTTTGCAATCGTCCCGATCGTCCATGTCATAGGTGCTCTAGATGGCAcaaggctctgaaacaccttccgaggaaagtacagggtcgGTCAGAAGTTCTCAGGCCATAGGGTGTTTTTGAGTTGCAtaatcaggcagacatgacacccCCAAAGGCTCAAAATATCTGTAGAGGgcggaagaggtatcgttctATATACTCTGCGAACCCTGATAGCTTTTTTGGCATCTTAAATGCAACGATATGCCGATGAAAAAAGCAAACCCCGTGGCCCctgaacttttgaccaaccgtgTACATAACCTGGCTCAACCACTACGTTCTCTCGTCACAAACACCTGAACCAAATATTTCTACATTGAGCACAGTACCCACAATAccgagcgaaggttggcgagctctttccagcGACTTTTTCACGCCCGCGCAAATCTCCACCTCGCTCTCGTGCGTATTTCTGTTCAGATCTGTCTGTCAGTTAGATTCAGAAGTAAAGCAGCTACTATGGCCGGTGCCAGTAATAAGCGTCGGTTCAGCGGGTCAGAAAGgccccgctccccccccccccccctacacacacacacgccgggGGAATCCCCGAACGGGACGGCAGCCGGCGGTTgggccgagtgggtagggctggttgaagagcgccgacctgtgagcaaGAAACGAGTGGCGAAAGGAGATGGAAAGGCTCGAAGACGCTCAAATTTAAATTTTACTACAGATAAATTCGCTTGCGCAAAACGTTTATAACGTTCTCACTTTAAGGTATTCATGAAGTGCCGTCCTTTAACGGGCTCGCTACAACACACAGGGTGCAGGAGGCTTTTCCCATTAATACtcaccggaaccggtcctgcACTGTAGTGTAGACCGAAGACCATTCGGCCTAACTTATGTGAtgctcaacacacgaaacagtgcaTGCCTACTTATTTCTTCATGCCCTGCTCTAATTACCACCAATtacggcgcaggagctcgagcgaaccctgcCCTCTAACTTCCCGCGGCGGCccgcccacggccagctgggccggaccatacaacttcttgccaaccacttcagcattgagataccgactggcagcgtctaccactacgacgtcgacatctcctcGGAGACTGCccaggagaccaaggttcctgagcagaatAAGTACGGATGTCTCAGCACGAAGATCAACAGGATtgtcatcgagctcctagtaaagaagtaccggcaagacctggccaactgcatcccggcttttgatggccgcaagaacctgtacacgcgccgccagGTCAACTTTCGCGAGCGGACATTCACTGTCGACCTCGAGGAAGACCAAAGGTCCCAGAAGTTTATAatcaagatccagtacgcggccacaGTGAACCTGGAGGCCCTGCATGACGTCTTCgaaaagcgcgtacaaactgtgccccaggaagtcctccaggccataaacatcgtcttgaggcacagcccctcgatcaaccttgcaccggttcgacgctcgttcttcagaccgccgggacccaacgagcacaatgacctcggaggaggccgggaggtgtggtttggctactacacgagtgttcgacccgcccaatggaagcccatgcttaacgtcgacatgtcagcaacagcattctacgagtcgcttccactggtcgacttcatgtgcaggttcttaagcgacagccgtcgtgtgttgacgcccgcggacttccggtcattgcgggacaaccagtacgtgcgcctgaatagggagctcaagggactccgtgtcaaagtgacgcaccttccgcacccgcgcaagtacaaagtggtcaatatcacgagggaacctgcgaaggacatctattttgaatcagaaggtagtcatATCTCTTtcgccgactacttccagagccgctacaggcgcttgtcgtacccgaacttcccttgcgtgcagagtggcagcccgacgcatccAGTCTACActggaggtgtgcgagctggccgaaggccagcactgtcggaagaagctcgacgagagtcagaccaccgagatgatcaagcgcacggccaagccgccagccaagcgc comes from the Amblyomma americanum isolate KBUSLIRL-KWMA chromosome 1, ASM5285725v1, whole genome shotgun sequence genome and includes:
- the LOC144114113 gene encoding protein argonaute-4-like is translated as MHNGKKKSDSADGRPAVPSVSGGNQATVSPPGPSRVSFEQALQQGFAASPQPRAVSGSQTPAAERSAQPSVEPSGYRPIYGAAAAAGAANVAASSPWPASAAAAVSGCQPAAAAPPPSPPCTPPIAVTEQTPEAGDKTTPGDDVKIRELERTLPSNFPRRPAHGQLGRTIQLLANHFSIEIPTGSVYHYDVDISSETAQETKVPEQNKYGCLSTKINRIVIELLVKKYRQDLANCIPAFDGRKNLYTRRQVNFRERTFTVDLEEDQRSQKFIIKIQYAATVNLEALHDVFEKRVQTVPQEVLQAINIVLRHSPSINLAPVRRSFFRPPGPNEHNDLGGGREVWFGYYTSVRPAQWKPMLNVDMSATAFYESLPLVDFMCRFLSDSRRVLTPADFRSLRDNQYVRLNRELKGLRVKVTHLPHPRKYKVVNITREPAKDIYFESEDGSDFELQQRT